A genomic region of Raphanus sativus cultivar WK10039 chromosome 6, ASM80110v3, whole genome shotgun sequence contains the following coding sequences:
- the LOC130496999 gene encoding F-box/FBD/LRR-repeat protein At3g51530-like: MEQCGESLRKRDVVDRISALPEPLILQILSLLPTKLVIATSVLSKRWRCVWKMVPVLRFESKGDIKKFAESVSKSLLSHKSPILNTLHLKLNDRCDDVYIGVWAGIAITRHVRDLELDLHFGYSDPPIRFPSSLFCFDTLETLKFKHHVLLDIPSLVSLNSLRTLHLHSVVYKDSESIRNLFSSCPNLEHLVVHRSYNDVVKFVIESPSLKTLSLYGENFVGRENGIGGYVINAPSLVRLNIQMLKGYEHCLIENAPELLIEANVSNVSNITNETIMASLKSTKRLCLDLSPLQIAYPTGIVFYQLVYLEMYSHKVEWWNLLAVMLDSSPKLQVLKLTDDSSQQPKLVSDKKNMEPGKWNQPKCVPQCLLWHLETFVWTRPDWIREEEKEVARYILGNARHLKKATFIIEPIESKRLFRLAKRREMLNELPAVVRASSSCQLVFQSE; this comes from the exons ATGGAACAATG tggaGAAAGTTTGAGGAAGCGAGATGTAGTGGACAGAATCAGTGCGTTACCAGAACCTTTGATTCTGCAGATATTGTCTTTACTCCCAACAAAACTTGTCATAGCCACAAGTGTTCTGTCTAAGCGATGGCGGTGCGTTTGGAAAATGGTGCCGGTTCTCCGGTTCGAATCCAAAGGAGATATAAAGAAATTCGCAGAGAGTGTTTCCAAGTCTTTGCTTTCACATAAATCTCCCATCTTGAACACTCTCCATCTGAAACTAAACGATAGATGCGACGACGTGTACATTGGAGTATGGGCTGGAATCGCAATCACACGCCACGTGCGTGACCTCGAGCTTGATCTCCACTTTGGTTATAGCGATCCCCCCATCAGATTTCCAAGCAGCTTGTTTTGTTTCGACACGCTTGAGACCTTGAAGTTCAAGCATCACGTTCTTCTAGATATTCCTTCTTTGGTGTCTCTCAACTCCCTTAGAACTCTTCATCTTCACTCTGTGGTTTACAAAGACAGTGAGTCTATTCGAAACCTTTTCTCTAGCTGCCCGAATCTTGAACATTTGGTCGTCCATCGATCTTATAACGATGTGGTGAAATTCGTTATCGAGTCTCCATCTCTCAAGACGCTGTCTCTTTACGGTGAGAATTTTGTTGGAAGAGAGAATGGGATTGGGGGATATGTGATAAACGCTCCTTCTTTGGTACGCTTGAATATTCAAATGTTGAAAGGTTATGAGCATTGTCTTATTGAGAACGCGCCTGAGCTGCTAATAGAGGCGAATGTTAGCAATGTTTCGAATATAACCAATGAGACTATTATGGCTTCTCTTAAGTCTACCAAACGTCTTTGCTTGGACTTATCACCTTTGCAG ATTGCATATCCTACTGGAATTGTCTTCTATCAGCTGGTATATCTTGAGATGTATTCACATAAAGTTGAGTGGTGGAATCTACTTGCAGTAATGCTTGATAGCTCTCCTAAGCTACAAGTTCTTAAGCTCACTGAT GATTCGTCTCAACAACCAAAGTTGGTTTCGGACAAGAAAAATATGGAGCCGGGGAAATGGAACCAACCCAAGTGTGTCCCTCAATGTTTGTTGTGGCATCTTGAGACATTTGTGTGGACACGACCTGATTGgataagagaagaagagaaagaagtggCCAGATACATTCTAGGCAATGCACGACACTTGAAGAAGGCAACCTTCATCATAGAACCCATTGAATCGAAAAGGCTCTTCAGGTTAGCAAAAAGACGAGAAATGCTCAACGAATTGCCTGCTGTCGTCAGGGCTTCCAGTTCTTGCCAACTTGTGTTCCAGTCCGAGTGA
- the LOC130496325 gene encoding G-type lectin S-receptor-like serine/threonine-protein kinase At1g61480 — MDLVQFSEGGELLSIRLASSELDGNNRKKTTVSSVISISLFVIVGSAAFGFWRYRVKHNGIISKDVTKDAWRNDLESQDVSGLTFLDMNTIETATNNFSLSNKLGQGGFGSVYKVRVSYDLVQSFQGKLQDGKEIAVKRLSSNSGQGKEEFTNEIIGLLCVQHQPADRPNTLELLSMLTTTSDLPSPKQPTFVAQTRNKEFVAMGLTTVSKMTDSVILGR; from the exons ATGGACCTAGTGCAGTTTTCTGAAGGCGGAGAGCTTCTGTCTATACGTCTTGCAAGCTCTGAATTAG ATGGAAATAATCGAAAGAAGACCACAGTTTCTAGTGTTATCAGCATTTCTCTTTTTGTGATAGTGGGTTCTGCTGCCTTTGGATTTTGGAGATACAGAGTTAAGCATAACG GTATTATATCAAAGGATGTTACAAAAGATGCATGGAGGAATGATCTGGAGTCACAAGATGTTTCAGGTTTAACTTTTCTTGATATGAATACCATTGAAACTGCCACAAATAATTTCAGTCTGTCAAATAAACTCGGACAAGGTGGATTTGGTTCAGTTTACAAGGTAAGAGTATCAT ATGACCTTGTACAATCATTTCAGGGAAAACTACAAGATGGGAAAGAAATTGCTGTAAAACGGCTTTCAAGCAACTCAGGGCAGGGCAAAGAGGAATTCACAAATGAAATA ATTGGTTTGCTCTGTGTTCAACACCAACCTGCCGACAGACCCAACACACTTGAGTTACTGTCTATGCTCACTACAACATCAGATCTTCCATCACCAAAACAGCCCACATTTGTAGCGCAGACGAGAAATAAAGAATTCGTGGCTATGGGTTTAACCACCGTCAGTAAGATGACAGATTCTGTAATCCTTGGGCGTTAA